Proteins co-encoded in one Granulicella cerasi genomic window:
- a CDS encoding porin family protein → MSKLRSCLLALGTIFLGASAMRIHAQAIPTATRVSPWQVGGGISYGSNDEFKDKVTGYTIYGTYDLTYHLGLEASYQSMSITTPNDFAISSFLIGPRYVFHYRRYDPYVKIQIGEGSAKAQLPYVHINGENLPASSFAIGLGGGVDVRLSQHFSVRGDYTYQDWTSFKPNGLNPYAATIGVSYHLR, encoded by the coding sequence ATGTCAAAGCTTCGCTCTTGCCTGCTTGCATTGGGTACCATCTTTTTAGGAGCCTCGGCCATGCGCATTCACGCGCAGGCGATTCCGACCGCAACTCGCGTCAGCCCGTGGCAGGTTGGCGGCGGTATCTCTTACGGCAGCAACGATGAGTTCAAGGACAAGGTCACCGGCTACACGATTTACGGTACCTACGACCTCACCTACCACCTCGGTCTCGAAGCAAGCTATCAGTCAATGTCGATCACGACGCCGAATGACTTTGCCATTTCGTCGTTCCTTATCGGACCGCGTTACGTCTTCCACTACCGCCGCTACGATCCGTACGTCAAGATCCAGATCGGCGAAGGTAGCGCGAAGGCACAACTGCCCTACGTGCACATCAACGGTGAAAACCTGCCGGCGAGTTCCTTCGCAATTGGTCTTGGCGGCGGTGTTGATGTACGCTTGTCACAACACTTCAGCGTTCGTGGTGACTACACCTATCAGGACTGGACAAGCTTCAAGCCGAACGGCCTGAACCCTTACGCCGCCACGATTGGTGTTTCGTACCATCTTCGTTGA
- a CDS encoding porin family protein, translated as MRRSFLICAALFLVASARSFAQAGPTASRLTDLQVGGGFTAANSDYTTNKIRGLMIYSTLDFTEHLGVELEFHQLNDNQPTKVYERTYEAGVRYVRHYKIFHPYVKVLYGRGVFNFPQDSGNLAYNLAAAGGGVDINVHRRVNVRADFEYQDWFSGPGLSNGLSPTLFTIGAAYHFGAGVPRR; from the coding sequence TTGCGTCGCTCGTTTCTGATCTGTGCAGCCCTGTTTTTGGTCGCCTCCGCCCGTTCCTTCGCGCAGGCTGGCCCCACCGCTTCTCGTCTCACCGACCTGCAGGTAGGTGGCGGCTTCACCGCAGCCAATTCGGATTACACCACGAACAAAATTCGTGGCCTGATGATCTACAGCACCCTCGACTTCACCGAGCATCTCGGCGTTGAACTGGAGTTCCACCAGTTGAACGACAACCAGCCCACCAAGGTGTACGAGCGCACCTACGAGGCTGGCGTCCGCTACGTCCGCCACTACAAGATCTTCCATCCGTACGTGAAGGTTCTCTACGGCCGCGGCGTCTTCAACTTCCCGCAGGACTCTGGAAATCTGGCCTACAACCTGGCCGCTGCCGGCGGTGGTGTGGACATCAATGTTCACCGCCGCGTGAACGTCCGCGCCGACTTCGAATACCAGGACTGGTTCTCCGGCCCGGGCCTCTCCAATGGACTTTCGCCGACGCTCTTCACCATCGGGGCGGCTTACCACTTCGGCGCAGGCGTTCCCCGCCGCTAG
- a CDS encoding porin family protein: MKKMMLLGACLLLGSVAAQAQESRQDVSISGFETISPDVYGNGVYPMHSSMTTGVLASYRYMVTPRSALEVNYGFSQYTIRYKSVPTPYGQVHTRMQEVTGAYVYSRTYRNWNPFAEVGVGGLIFTPILDNGTHQFDSKQNTNISGLAGVGVAYEISPSFDIRAEYRGFILKTPDFGNTAFKTNRYYWLSEPTIGIAYHF, translated from the coding sequence ATGAAGAAGATGATGTTGCTCGGCGCGTGCCTGCTGTTGGGTTCAGTGGCCGCCCAGGCCCAGGAAAGCCGTCAGGACGTGAGCATTAGCGGCTTCGAGACAATCTCGCCGGATGTCTACGGCAATGGTGTGTACCCGATGCACTCGAGCATGACCACCGGTGTGTTAGCGAGCTATCGCTACATGGTGACGCCGCGCTCGGCCCTCGAGGTCAACTACGGCTTCTCGCAGTACACGATCCGCTACAAGTCCGTGCCGACGCCGTATGGCCAGGTTCACACCCGTATGCAGGAAGTGACGGGTGCCTATGTGTACTCGCGCACCTACCGCAACTGGAACCCGTTTGCAGAAGTCGGCGTGGGCGGCTTGATCTTTACGCCGATCCTCGACAACGGAACTCACCAGTTTGACTCGAAGCAGAACACGAACATCAGCGGCCTTGCCGGCGTGGGTGTGGCGTACGAAATCAGCCCGAGCTTCGATATCCGTGCAGAGTACCGCGGCTTCATCCTGAAGACGCCGGACTTTGGCAACACGGCGTTCAAGACCAACCGCTACTACTGGCTCTCTGAGCCGACGATCGGTATCGCGTACCACTTCTAA
- a CDS encoding Spy/CpxP family protein refolding chaperone has translation MRLKCGLAVMSAALFLAAMPSKAQDSTTPPPPPPAQGRMMQQFQSLNLTPDQQKIFADVMKAQRDKMRALRDDSTLDQDARRQQMMKMRSETTKQLRDALTDEQKPKFDQIESQMREQMRGRRGGGGDGEAPPPPPPNANN, from the coding sequence ATGAGATTGAAGTGTGGCCTGGCTGTAATGAGCGCCGCGCTTTTCCTGGCGGCGATGCCGTCCAAGGCGCAGGACTCGACCACTCCGCCGCCGCCCCCGCCCGCGCAGGGACGCATGATGCAGCAGTTTCAGTCGCTGAATCTGACGCCGGACCAGCAGAAGATCTTTGCGGACGTGATGAAGGCGCAGCGCGACAAAATGCGCGCCCTGCGTGACGACTCCACGCTCGATCAGGACGCCCGCCGTCAGCAGATGATGAAGATGCGCAGCGAAACCACCAAGCAGCTGCGCGACGCGTTGACCGATGAGCAGAAGCCGAAGTTCGACCAGATTGAGTCGCAGATGCGGGAGCAAATGCGCGGTCGTCGCGGTGGTGGTGGTGACGGGGAAGCGCCTCCTCCGCCTCCGCCGAACGCGAACAACTAA
- a CDS encoding LysR family transcriptional regulator has protein sequence MDLFQLETFLAVAEERSFSRAAARLHRTQPAISQVIAKLEGELGETLLERADGTLTDAGEVLKGYAQKLLNLRTDAEAALVDLRSLHTGQLRLAANEYTCLYLLPVLDAFRRENPRIKVTVQRTLASRIADEVLSHSIDIGVVSFKPEDPQVRSIAVYRDELVCVVGAQHPLADVGKAGIQRLGRETFVAHNVPSPMRQKVIASFRRHKTPLAMEIELPSLDAIKRFVGMGNGIALIPRLTAEQELRNGTLVKITVPELAMERRLRLIQRKQTALSHAARAFLAVVEKHAEKHGDPFQFAPERS, from the coding sequence GTGGACCTGTTTCAACTGGAAACCTTCCTCGCTGTTGCTGAAGAACGCAGCTTTTCGCGCGCGGCCGCACGGCTGCATCGCACGCAGCCGGCGATCAGCCAGGTGATTGCGAAGCTCGAAGGTGAGCTGGGCGAAACGTTGCTGGAGCGCGCAGACGGCACGTTGACCGATGCGGGCGAAGTGCTGAAGGGCTACGCGCAGAAGTTGCTGAATCTACGCACCGACGCTGAGGCCGCGCTGGTGGACCTGCGCTCGCTGCATACGGGGCAACTGCGTCTGGCGGCAAATGAGTACACCTGTCTTTACCTTCTGCCGGTGCTCGACGCGTTTCGTCGCGAGAACCCGCGCATCAAGGTCACGGTGCAGCGCACCCTGGCTTCTCGCATTGCGGACGAGGTACTTTCGCACTCGATCGATATTGGCGTCGTGAGCTTCAAGCCGGAGGACCCGCAGGTGCGTTCGATCGCGGTCTACCGCGATGAGCTGGTGTGCGTGGTCGGTGCGCAGCATCCGCTGGCGGATGTGGGCAAGGCGGGCATTCAGCGCCTGGGTCGCGAGACCTTTGTGGCGCACAACGTGCCTTCGCCGATGCGGCAGAAGGTGATAGCTTCCTTCCGCCGCCACAAGACTCCGCTGGCGATGGAGATTGAACTGCCGTCGTTGGACGCGATCAAGCGTTTTGTCGGCATGGGCAACGGGATTGCGCTGATCCCACGCCTGACTGCGGAGCAGGAGCTGCGCAATGGGACGCTGGTGAAGATTACTGTGCCCGAGCTTGCGATGGAGCGCCGTCTGCGGCTGATTCAACGTAAGCAGACGGCGTTGAGCCATGCCGCGCGCGCGTTTCTCGCTGTGGTGGAGAAGCATGCGGAGAAGCATGGCGACCCGTTCCAGTTTGCGCCCGAACGCAGCTAG
- a CDS encoding 2-isopropylmalate synthase — protein sequence MANQDRVIFFDTTLRDGEQSPGCTMHHAEKLRMAEQLARLGVDIIEAGFPIASTGDFESVKAIASTIGREANAPVICGLARAKQGDIEAVAKAIEPAHRRRIHTFLATSDLHLEAKLRITREQALDQAGEMVHLARTFTDNVEFSAEDATRSDIEFLIKIVTIAIQAGATTINLPDTVGYSTPAEYQALFETVIARVPGAQDVIFSTHCHDDLGMATANALAGVLGGARQVECTINGIGERAGNAALEEIAAALMVRKDRFALENGIVMSEIGPSSQMLSEIISFGPAPNKAVIGKNAFAHESGIHQHGVLANPLTYEIMTPASIGVTANAIVLGKHSGRRALEHRLAELGHTLTKEELDVVYHRFTELADRKKSIYDQDIVGLLTAEPANA from the coding sequence ATGGCAAATCAAGATCGCGTCATTTTCTTTGACACCACGTTGCGCGATGGCGAGCAATCGCCCGGCTGCACCATGCACCATGCTGAGAAACTTCGCATGGCCGAGCAGCTTGCGCGCCTTGGCGTAGACATCATCGAGGCTGGCTTTCCTATCGCTTCCACCGGCGATTTTGAAAGCGTCAAGGCCATCGCCTCCACCATCGGCCGCGAAGCGAACGCGCCCGTCATCTGCGGCCTCGCCCGCGCCAAGCAGGGCGACATCGAAGCCGTTGCCAAGGCCATCGAGCCCGCACATCGCCGGCGCATCCACACCTTCCTCGCCACCAGCGACCTGCACCTCGAAGCCAAGCTCCGCATCACGCGCGAGCAGGCGCTCGACCAGGCCGGCGAAATGGTGCACCTCGCTCGCACCTTCACCGACAACGTAGAGTTCTCTGCGGAAGACGCGACGCGCTCGGACATCGAGTTCCTCATCAAGATCGTCACCATTGCCATCCAGGCCGGTGCGACGACGATCAACCTGCCCGACACCGTCGGCTACTCGACACCCGCTGAGTACCAGGCGCTCTTCGAGACCGTCATCGCACGCGTCCCCGGCGCGCAGGATGTGATCTTCTCCACGCACTGCCACGACGACCTCGGCATGGCCACAGCGAACGCGCTGGCTGGCGTGCTCGGTGGCGCGCGTCAGGTGGAGTGCACGATCAACGGCATCGGCGAGCGCGCTGGCAACGCAGCGCTCGAAGAGATCGCCGCTGCGCTGATGGTTCGCAAGGACCGCTTCGCGCTCGAGAACGGCATCGTGATGAGCGAGATCGGACCGAGCTCGCAGATGCTGAGCGAGATCATCAGCTTCGGCCCTGCGCCGAACAAGGCTGTGATCGGTAAGAACGCTTTCGCGCATGAGTCGGGCATCCACCAGCACGGCGTGCTCGCGAACCCGCTCACCTACGAGATCATGACGCCCGCCTCGATCGGCGTCACCGCGAACGCGATCGTCCTCGGCAAGCACTCTGGCCGTCGCGCGCTGGAGCATCGCCTCGCCGAGCTCGGCCACACGCTGACGAAGGAAGAGCTCGACGTGGTCTACCACCGCTTCACCGAACTCGCCGATCGCAAGAAGTCGATCTACGACCAGGACATCGTCGGCCTACTCACCGCAGAGCCCGCGAACGCATAG
- the leuB gene encoding 3-isopropylmalate dehydrogenase, giving the protein MKLNIAVLAGDGIGPEVTAEAVKVLKTVAKHGGHEFTFTDALIGGVAITAEGTPLPQKTIDVALAADAVLLGAVGDNKFNALTPDKRPEAGLLAIRQHLGGFANLRPCLAFNALSENSPLRPEVTKNVDILFVRELLGGLYFGKPRAWNKETGEAHNTMVYTKPEVERCAHIGFQLAQKRRGKLTQVDKANVLECSQLWRATVDEIAPQYPDVKVEHQLVDSMAIHLMNRPRDFDVVLTENLFGDILSDESGVITGSLGMLPSATIGGKVNLYEPVHGSAPDIAGQGKANPLGAILTAAMVLRHSGNLEEEALAIEKAVNEVLAAGHRTGDIAGQGKSANVTTSEMGDLVNTALVSALNRSESLHAV; this is encoded by the coding sequence ATGAAGCTCAACATTGCAGTTCTCGCCGGTGATGGCATCGGCCCCGAAGTCACCGCCGAAGCCGTCAAGGTATTGAAGACCGTCGCCAAGCACGGTGGCCACGAGTTCACCTTCACCGACGCGCTCATCGGCGGCGTCGCGATCACCGCAGAAGGCACGCCGCTGCCGCAGAAGACCATCGACGTCGCGCTCGCCGCAGACGCGGTTCTGCTCGGCGCCGTGGGCGATAACAAGTTCAACGCGCTCACCCCGGACAAGCGCCCGGAAGCAGGCCTGCTCGCGATCCGCCAACACCTCGGCGGCTTCGCGAACCTGCGTCCCTGCCTGGCCTTCAACGCGCTCAGCGAGAACTCGCCGCTGCGCCCGGAAGTAACGAAGAACGTCGACATCCTCTTCGTGCGCGAACTGCTCGGCGGCCTCTACTTCGGCAAGCCGCGCGCGTGGAACAAGGAGACCGGCGAAGCGCACAACACGATGGTCTACACGAAGCCTGAGGTGGAGCGTTGCGCTCACATCGGCTTCCAACTCGCGCAGAAGCGCCGCGGCAAGCTGACGCAGGTGGACAAGGCGAACGTGCTCGAGTGCTCGCAGCTCTGGCGTGCCACCGTCGATGAAATCGCACCGCAGTACCCCGATGTCAAGGTCGAGCATCAACTCGTCGACTCGATGGCGATCCATTTGATGAACCGCCCGCGCGACTTCGACGTCGTCCTCACCGAGAACCTCTTCGGCGACATTCTCTCCGACGAATCCGGCGTCATCACCGGCTCGCTCGGTATGCTGCCTTCGGCCACCATCGGCGGCAAGGTCAACCTCTACGAGCCCGTCCACGGTTCGGCGCCGGACATCGCTGGCCAGGGCAAGGCGAACCCGCTCGGCGCGATCCTTACCGCGGCGATGGTGCTGCGTCACAGCGGCAACCTCGAAGAAGAAGCCCTCGCAATCGAGAAGGCCGTCAACGAAGTGCTCGCTGCAGGCCATCGCACCGGAGACATCGCCGGCCAGGGCAAGAGCGCGAACGTCACCACCAGCGAAATGGGCGATCTCGTGAACACCGCGCTCGTCTCCGCACTCAACCGCAGCGAATCGCTGCACGCTGTTTAG
- the leuC gene encoding 3-isopropylmalate dehydratase large subunit, whose translation MSTPIKPRTLFEKVWDNHVVVSPVGEPTILYIDLQLVHEVTSPQAFDGLRMAGRKLRRPDRHIATVDHNVPTTSVQDRLHIVDQISSAQINALRKNCAEFGIEFFDTEDSSQGIVHMIGPELGATKPGMTIVCGDSHTSTHGAFGALAFGIGTSEVEHVMATQTLPQAKAKTFLINVDGELPYGVTAKDIILDIIGRIGTAGATGYAIEYAGSAIRGLSMEGRMTICNMSIEAGARAGMIAPDETTFAYIKGRRFAPGTRPDGTVDEAAWNLAVEQWKALVTDEGATYDRELHIDATKLVPSVTWGTSPGMVTTIDGTVPTLDQATDEADRKGFERAYEYMDLKPGTPITEIAVDAVFIGSCTNGRIEDLRTAAKVVKGHHVATTVRAMVVPGSQAVKAQAEAEGLAEVFKTAGFEWREPGCSMCLGMNPDILQPGERCASTSNRNFEGRQGRGSRTHLLSPEMAAAAAITGHLTDVRDWKFEEDAR comes from the coding sequence ATGAGCACACCGATCAAGCCGCGCACACTCTTCGAAAAGGTCTGGGACAACCACGTCGTTGTCTCCCCCGTTGGCGAACCGACTATCCTCTACATCGACCTGCAGCTCGTTCACGAGGTCACGTCGCCGCAGGCCTTCGACGGACTCCGCATGGCAGGCCGCAAGCTGCGCCGCCCGGATCGTCACATCGCGACTGTCGACCACAACGTGCCCACGACCAGCGTGCAGGACCGCCTGCACATCGTCGATCAAATCTCCTCCGCGCAGATCAACGCGCTGCGCAAGAACTGCGCCGAGTTCGGCATCGAGTTCTTCGACACCGAAGACTCCTCGCAGGGCATCGTGCACATGATCGGGCCCGAACTTGGCGCGACCAAGCCCGGTATGACGATCGTCTGCGGCGACTCGCACACCAGCACGCACGGCGCCTTCGGGGCACTCGCCTTCGGCATCGGCACCAGCGAGGTCGAGCACGTGATGGCGACGCAAACGCTGCCGCAGGCCAAGGCCAAGACCTTCCTCATCAACGTCGACGGCGAGCTGCCCTACGGCGTCACCGCGAAGGACATCATCCTCGACATCATCGGCCGCATCGGCACCGCAGGCGCTACCGGCTACGCCATCGAGTACGCAGGCTCGGCCATTCGCGGACTCTCGATGGAAGGCCGCATGACCATCTGCAACATGAGCATCGAAGCCGGCGCACGCGCCGGCATGATCGCTCCTGACGAAACGACCTTCGCTTACATCAAGGGCCGTCGCTTCGCCCCCGGCACGCGCCCTGACGGCACTGTCGACGAAGCCGCATGGAACCTCGCGGTCGAGCAATGGAAGGCGCTCGTCACCGACGAAGGTGCAACCTACGATCGCGAGCTGCACATCGACGCAACCAAGCTCGTACCCAGCGTCACCTGGGGCACCTCCCCCGGCATGGTCACGACCATCGACGGCACCGTGCCCACGCTCGACCAGGCCACCGACGAAGCCGACCGCAAGGGCTTCGAGCGCGCCTACGAGTACATGGATCTCAAGCCCGGCACGCCGATCACCGAGATCGCCGTGGACGCCGTCTTCATCGGCTCCTGCACCAACGGCCGCATCGAAGATCTGCGCACCGCAGCAAAGGTCGTGAAGGGCCACCACGTTGCGACGACCGTGCGCGCGATGGTCGTCCCCGGCTCTCAAGCTGTGAAGGCGCAGGCCGAAGCAGAAGGCCTCGCCGAAGTCTTCAAGACCGCAGGCTTCGAGTGGCGCGAGCCCGGCTGCTCCATGTGCCTCGGCATGAACCCCGACATCCTGCAGCCCGGCGAGCGTTGCGCGTCTACCTCGAACCGCAACTTCGAAGGCCGCCAGGGTCGCGGCTCACGCACGCACCTGCTCTCGCCTGAGATGGCCGCAGCCGCCGCCATCACCGGCCACCTCACTGACGTTCGTGATTGGAAGTTTGAGGAAGACGCACGCTAA
- the leuD gene encoding 3-isopropylmalate dehydratase small subunit, protein MEPINILTSTAVPLPLPNIDTDQIIPKQFLKRIERTGYGEFLFFDWRYNLETPDHVEERKDFVMNKPEYKGSEILIAEKNFGCGSSREHAAWAINQYGFRAVIAPSFADIFFSNAGKNGIILVRLTEEETETLLQRSTANPKHLITINLEAQTVTDDDGFKAGFEIDPFRKYCLLNGLDDIGLTLRHADDLSKFEDKHNEEFWLAPKAEEVV, encoded by the coding sequence ATGGAACCGATCAACATCCTCACCTCCACCGCCGTGCCGCTGCCGCTGCCGAACATCGACACGGACCAGATCATCCCGAAGCAGTTCCTCAAGCGCATCGAGCGCACGGGCTACGGCGAGTTCCTCTTCTTCGACTGGCGCTACAACCTCGAGACGCCCGACCACGTGGAAGAGCGCAAGGACTTCGTGATGAACAAGCCCGAGTACAAGGGCAGCGAGATCCTCATCGCCGAGAAAAACTTCGGCTGCGGCTCCTCGCGCGAGCACGCCGCGTGGGCGATTAACCAGTACGGCTTCCGCGCAGTCATTGCGCCGAGCTTTGCGGACATCTTCTTCTCAAACGCCGGCAAGAACGGCATCATCCTCGTGCGCCTCACCGAAGAAGAAACCGAAACGCTGCTGCAGCGCTCGACCGCCAACCCGAAGCACCTCATCACCATCAACCTCGAAGCCCAGACCGTCACCGACGACGACGGCTTCAAGGCCGGCTTCGAGATCGATCCCTTCCGCAAGTACTGCCTGCTGAACGGACTCGACGACATCGGCCTCACGCTGCGTCACGCTGATGACCTCAGCAAGTTCGAAGACAAGCACAACGAAGAGTTCTGGCTCGCACCGAAGGCCGAAGAGGTCGTTTAG
- a CDS encoding ComEC/Rec2 family competence protein — MDKLHQLDRRTLLKSLAFASATSACPTAFGEAAFGEAAFGEDASLHQPLPAWSEGHFDIHHIDTARGNSTLLVFPDGTTMLIDAGAVTTAPEGTTNPARPNGTTLRPGQVLAEYILAHAPEKKLDYFLATHLHNDHVDGLADVAAKLPISMCIDRAFPHYAANQQPPASAKAYLDFLSRREDKGEFVIAANVGATDQITLRKDAARYKSFNARILAANGNVWNRATGNVDELLKNIPSAGSAHGYENNYSIATRFEYGAFSYYTGGDLNFDTFDGHTPALDTESPVARSCGRVEVAVANHHGYFDACGAAFTKALDAQAYVIPSWDIGHPGSAQMQRMMGAWDYTNNTPTHDVFALELLPQNALLNRRFAPKLKSQGGHVVVRVAPGGRTYTIYTLDSTVEHGNITGVSGPYTSRAAKAGTA, encoded by the coding sequence ATGGACAAGCTTCACCAACTCGACCGGCGCACACTCCTCAAATCGCTTGCCTTCGCGAGCGCCACGAGTGCGTGCCCCACGGCTTTTGGTGAAGCGGCTTTCGGTGAAGCCGCGTTTGGTGAAGACGCATCGCTGCATCAGCCCTTGCCCGCGTGGAGCGAAGGCCACTTCGACATTCACCACATCGACACCGCGCGCGGTAACTCGACGCTGCTCGTCTTCCCTGACGGCACGACGATGCTCATCGACGCAGGTGCGGTAACGACAGCGCCCGAAGGCACCACAAACCCCGCGCGCCCGAACGGCACGACACTGCGTCCCGGCCAGGTACTCGCCGAATACATCCTCGCGCATGCGCCTGAGAAGAAGCTCGACTACTTCCTCGCCACGCATCTGCACAACGACCACGTGGATGGCCTCGCCGACGTTGCCGCCAAGCTGCCCATCAGCATGTGCATCGACCGCGCCTTCCCGCACTATGCGGCGAACCAGCAGCCTCCCGCGAGCGCAAAGGCCTATCTCGACTTCCTCTCCAGGCGCGAGGACAAAGGCGAGTTCGTCATCGCAGCCAACGTCGGCGCGACCGACCAGATCACGCTGCGCAAAGATGCCGCGCGCTACAAGAGCTTCAACGCACGCATCCTCGCCGCGAACGGCAACGTGTGGAACCGCGCAACCGGCAATGTCGATGAGCTGCTGAAGAACATCCCTTCAGCCGGCAGCGCGCACGGCTACGAGAACAACTACTCCATCGCTACGCGTTTTGAGTACGGCGCGTTCAGCTATTACACGGGCGGCGATCTCAACTTCGACACCTTCGACGGCCACACGCCCGCGCTCGATACCGAATCCCCCGTTGCGCGTTCGTGCGGTCGCGTTGAGGTCGCTGTCGCCAACCATCACGGCTACTTCGACGCGTGTGGTGCAGCCTTCACGAAGGCACTCGATGCGCAGGCTTACGTTATTCCCTCGTGGGACATCGGCCACCCCGGCTCCGCGCAGATGCAGCGCATGATGGGCGCGTGGGACTACACGAACAACACGCCGACGCACGATGTCTTCGCGCTCGAACTGCTGCCGCAGAACGCTCTGCTCAATCGCCGCTTCGCTCCGAAGCTGAAGTCACAAGGCGGCCATGTCGTCGTGCGCGTCGCGCCCGGCGGCCGCACCTACACGATCTACACGCTCGACTCCACCGTCGAACACGGCAACATCACCGGCGTCTCCGGCCCCTACACGAGCCGAGCAGCAAAGGCAGGCACAGCGTGA
- the ilvD gene encoding dihydroxy-acid dehydratase has product MSNIPAGKTNSIALTEGPNRAAARSYLRGVGFSKEDLHKPIIGIANTWTEIGPCNFHLRKVAEAVKQGIREAGGTPMEFNTVTISDGITMGTEGMKASLISREVIADSIELVTRGNSFDGLVVIAGCDKNMPAAIMALARVNIPGLMLYGGSIAPGKLAKADGSSEEITILKVFEAIGSHAAGKINDDELEAVEAAACPGPGACGGQFTANTMAMAGEFLGISPMEITGVPAMSPDKHSASVQAGRDVMELVRKGIKPRDILTRDAIDNAIAAVAASGGSTNAVLHLMAIAHELNIDLTLEDFDRISEATPFICDLSPGGKYAAKDYQEAGGSRVLAERLIARGALKDIPTVSGKSLFAEAQTAKETPGQVVIHQWSDPLKPTGGLVILRGNLAPEGGVIKVAGLERDYHSGPARVFDSEDLCFAAVEAGKIKPNDVCVIRYEGPKGGPGMREMLAVTAAIKGIPELSETVALLTDGRFSGATRGFMIGHVAPEAQVGGPLAAVREGDTITIDIKKRTLNLEVSDEEIAARLKDFKPREIPYKRGVFAKYAKSVGSASNGAVTD; this is encoded by the coding sequence ATGAGCAACATCCCCGCAGGCAAAACGAATTCGATCGCACTCACCGAAGGCCCGAACCGCGCGGCCGCGCGCAGCTATCTGCGTGGCGTTGGCTTCAGCAAAGAAGATCTGCACAAGCCCATCATCGGTATCGCGAACACCTGGACAGAGATCGGCCCCTGCAACTTCCATCTGCGTAAGGTCGCCGAAGCCGTGAAGCAAGGCATTCGCGAAGCGGGTGGCACGCCGATGGAGTTCAACACCGTCACCATCTCCGATGGCATCACGATGGGCACTGAAGGCATGAAGGCCTCGCTGATCTCGCGCGAAGTCATCGCGGACTCGATCGAACTCGTCACACGCGGCAACTCGTTTGACGGCCTTGTCGTCATCGCAGGCTGCGACAAGAACATGCCCGCCGCCATCATGGCGCTCGCTCGCGTAAACATCCCCGGCCTCATGCTCTACGGCGGTTCCATCGCGCCGGGCAAGCTCGCCAAGGCCGATGGCAGCAGCGAAGAGATCACTATCCTCAAGGTCTTCGAGGCCATCGGTTCGCACGCCGCAGGCAAGATCAACGACGACGAACTCGAAGCCGTCGAAGCGGCTGCCTGCCCCGGCCCCGGCGCATGCGGCGGACAGTTCACCGCAAACACCATGGCCATGGCTGGCGAGTTCCTCGGCATCTCGCCGATGGAGATCACCGGCGTGCCCGCGATGTCGCCGGACAAGCACTCGGCCTCCGTACAGGCCGGCCGCGATGTGATGGAGCTCGTGCGCAAGGGTATCAAGCCGCGCGACATCCTCACGCGCGACGCGATCGACAACGCCATCGCAGCCGTCGCGGCATCGGGTGGCTCGACCAACGCCGTGCTGCACCTCATGGCCATCGCGCATGAGCTCAACATCGACCTCACGCTCGAAGACTTCGACCGCATCAGCGAAGCAACGCCGTTCATCTGCGACCTCTCGCCGGGCGGCAAGTACGCAGCGAAGGACTATCAGGAAGCAGGCGGTTCGCGCGTGCTCGCAGAGCGTCTCATCGCCCGCGGCGCGCTCAAGGACATCCCCACCGTCAGCGGCAAGAGCCTCTTCGCCGAAGCACAGACCGCGAAGGAAACGCCCGGCCAGGTCGTCATCCACCAGTGGAGCGATCCGCTGAAGCCCACCGGCGGCCTCGTCATCCTGCGCGGCAACCTCGCACCCGAAGGCGGCGTGATCAAGGTCGCTGGCCTTGAGCGCGATTACCACTCCGGCCCCGCGCGCGTCTTCGATAGCGAAGACCTCTGCTTTGCTGCAGTGGAAGCGGGCAAGATCAAACCGAACGACGTTTGCGTCATCCGCTACGAAGGTCCGAAGGGCGGCCCTGGCATGCGCGAGATGCTCGCTGTTACCGCTGCCATCAAGGGTATCCCCGAGCTTTCCGAGACCGTGGCTCTGCTTACCGATGGACGATTCTCCGGCGCAACGCGCGGCTTCATGATCGGCCACGTCGCACCCGAAGCACAGGTTGGCGGACCGCTCGCTGCTGTACGCGAAGGCGACACGATCACGATCGACATCAAGAAGCGCACGCTGAACCTCGAAGTGAGCGACGAAGAAATCGCCGCACGCCTCAAGGACTTCAAGCCTCGCGAGATCCCCTACAAGCGCGGCGTGTTTGCGAAGTATGCGAAGAGCGTCGGCAGCGCCAGCAACGGCGCCGTCACCGACTAA